Proteins encoded together in one Micromonospora kangleipakensis window:
- a CDS encoding class I SAM-dependent methyltransferase, translating to MAHHSSHHHGGGPAHHDEAGLADLLDLDAEVLGPYLDEVTAWVGRHASDAPRTVVDVGAGTGTGSLALARRFSSAAVVAIDRSAVMLDRVRGAAREQRLADRLRVVRADLDVAWPEVGAADVVWAASSLHEVADPDRVLRDVHAALNPGGLLVVVEMDALPRFLPDDVGLGRPGLESRCHEALAQAGWNAHPNWRPHLAGAGFEIAAQRSFTVEATPAPPSTGRYAHAYLRRIRSALDGRLASDDLGTLDRLLADDNPDSLLRRRDLTVRGSRTAWAARRP from the coding sequence ATGGCACACCACTCTTCCCACCACCACGGCGGCGGACCGGCACATCACGACGAGGCAGGGCTGGCGGACCTGCTGGACCTGGACGCGGAGGTGCTCGGCCCGTACCTGGACGAGGTGACCGCGTGGGTCGGGCGGCACGCCTCGGACGCGCCGCGCACGGTCGTCGACGTGGGTGCGGGCACCGGCACCGGCAGCCTGGCGCTGGCGCGCCGGTTCAGCTCCGCCGCCGTGGTCGCGATCGACAGGTCGGCGGTGATGCTGGACCGCGTCCGCGGGGCGGCCCGCGAGCAGCGGCTGGCCGATCGGCTGCGCGTGGTGCGGGCCGACCTGGACGTCGCCTGGCCCGAGGTCGGCGCGGCGGACGTCGTCTGGGCGGCCTCGTCGCTGCACGAGGTCGCCGACCCCGACCGGGTGCTCCGCGACGTCCACGCCGCACTGAACCCCGGTGGCCTGCTGGTGGTCGTCGAGATGGACGCCCTGCCCCGCTTCCTGCCCGACGACGTCGGGCTGGGCCGGCCCGGCCTGGAGTCACGCTGCCACGAGGCCCTGGCGCAGGCGGGCTGGAACGCGCACCCGAACTGGCGGCCGCACCTGGCGGGGGCCGGTTTCGAGATCGCCGCGCAGCGCAGCTTCACCGTCGAGGCGACCCCGGCGCCGCCGAGCACCGGGCGCTACGCGCACGCCTACCTGCGCCGCATCCGCTCGGCCCTCGACGGCCGGCTGGCCAGCGACGACCTCGGCACCCTCGACCGTCTCCTGGCGGACGACAACCCCGACAGCCTCCTGCGCCGCCGCGACCTGACGGTCCGGGGCAGCCGGACCGCCTGGGCGGCCCGTCGCCCGTGA
- a CDS encoding ABC transporter ATP-binding protein: MSTESGNGPAGGIPAGPVLTAAGARPARPEAEPLLRVRGLTKHFPVRGAFRSRGLVRAVDGVDLNVRPGEALGLVGESGCGKTTTGRMLVRLLEPTAGSIEFAGRDITHARRGELRPLRQDLQIIFQDPYASLNPRHTVGRIVAMPLQVNGITPPGGVRKRVQELLELVGLNPEHYNRYPHEFSGGQRQRIGIARALALRPKLIVADEPVSALDVSIQAQVINLLRDLQRDLDLAFVFIAHDLAVVRHFCHRVAVMYLGKIVEIGDRDDIYQRPQHPYTRALLSAIPDVTTLGPAGRIRLTGDVPTPLNPPSGCRFRTRCWKAQDRCATEEPALVSRDGGRQLTACHYPEQGPVAATPDAAETLG, translated from the coding sequence ATGAGCACGGAATCCGGCAACGGCCCCGCCGGCGGCATCCCGGCCGGCCCGGTGCTCACCGCCGCAGGCGCCCGGCCGGCCCGGCCCGAGGCGGAGCCGCTGCTGCGGGTGCGTGGCCTGACGAAGCACTTCCCGGTCCGCGGCGCGTTCCGCAGCCGGGGCCTGGTGCGGGCGGTGGACGGCGTCGACCTCAACGTCCGGCCTGGCGAGGCGCTGGGCCTGGTGGGGGAGTCGGGGTGTGGGAAGACGACGACGGGTCGGATGTTGGTGCGGTTGTTGGAGCCGACCGCGGGGTCGATCGAGTTCGCGGGGCGGGACATCACCCATGCGCGGCGGGGTGAGCTGCGGCCGTTGCGGCAGGACCTGCAGATCATCTTCCAGGACCCGTACGCGTCGTTGAATCCTCGGCACACCGTGGGTCGGATCGTGGCGATGCCGTTGCAGGTCAACGGGATCACCCCGCCCGGCGGGGTCCGCAAGCGGGTCCAGGAACTGCTGGAGCTGGTGGGGTTGAACCCGGAGCACTACAACCGGTACCCGCACGAGTTCTCCGGCGGGCAGCGCCAGCGCATCGGCATCGCCCGCGCCCTGGCGCTGCGGCCGAAGCTGATCGTCGCCGACGAGCCGGTCTCGGCCCTGGACGTGTCGATCCAGGCGCAGGTGATCAACCTGCTGCGCGACCTGCAACGCGACCTGGACCTGGCGTTCGTGTTCATCGCCCACGACCTGGCCGTGGTGCGGCACTTCTGCCACCGCGTCGCGGTCATGTACCTGGGCAAGATCGTCGAGATCGGTGACCGCGACGACATCTACCAACGCCCCCAGCACCCCTACACCCGGGCGCTGCTGTCGGCGATCCCCGACGTGACCACCCTCGGCCCGGCCGGACGCATCCGGCTCACCGGGGACGTGCCGACTCCGCTGAACCCGCCCTCGGGCTGCCGGTTCCGTACCCGCTGCTGGAAGGCTCAGGACCGCTGCGCCACCGAGGAACCCGCCCTGGTCAGCCGCGACGGCGGCCGGCAACTCACCGCCTGCCACTACCCCGAGCAGGGGCCGGTCGCCGCCACTCCTGATGCCGCGGAGACGCTGGGGTGA
- a CDS encoding helix-turn-helix domain-containing protein, with translation MTQEVALDTVIRQRIRGLRLARGWSLDALAARCHLSPSTLSRLETGHRRIALDQLVPIARALGTTLDQLVEAVDDEDVVIRPQPTHTRGLTTWLLSREDALHGVTVAKMRITPERPTGAEHLGVHPGREWFTVLSGTACLRLGARTILVRAGDAAEFSTMVPHAIGAHAGPVEILTIFDHDGERAHLHAPDDAPQR, from the coding sequence GTGACGCAAGAAGTCGCCCTCGACACCGTGATCCGCCAGCGCATCCGCGGCCTGCGACTGGCTCGCGGCTGGTCGCTGGACGCCCTCGCCGCCCGCTGCCACCTCAGCCCCTCCACCCTGAGCCGCCTCGAGACCGGGCACCGCAGGATCGCCCTCGACCAGCTGGTCCCCATCGCCCGGGCGCTCGGCACCACGCTCGATCAGCTCGTCGAGGCCGTCGACGACGAGGACGTGGTGATCCGACCGCAGCCGACGCACACCCGAGGGCTGACGACCTGGCTGCTGTCCCGCGAAGACGCTCTCCACGGCGTGACCGTGGCGAAGATGCGGATCACGCCCGAGCGGCCGACGGGAGCGGAGCACCTGGGAGTGCACCCCGGCCGCGAGTGGTTCACCGTCCTGTCCGGCACCGCCTGCCTGCGACTGGGTGCGCGGACCATCCTGGTCCGGGCGGGCGACGCCGCCGAGTTCTCGACCATGGTCCCGCACGCCATCGGCGCCCATGCCGGTCCCGTGGAGATCCTCACCATCTTCGACCACGACGGCGAGCGGGCCCACCTGCACGCCCCCGACGACGCCCCGCAGCGGTGA
- a CDS encoding ABC transporter ATP-binding protein: MTGRDVPVPRQGGDPYLRVDDLRVHFDTTDGVVRAVDGVSFAVDRDRTLGIVGESGSGKSVTSLAVLGLHDAKRATITGEISVGGRQLVGLPEEEVRRLRGRDMAMIFQDPLSALHPYYTVGRQIAEAYRVHHPRAGKREARQRAVDMLGRVGIPQPARRFDQFPHEFSGGMRQRVMIAMALVNDPDLLIADEPTTALDVTVQAQILDLLADLQAEFHSAIVLITHDLGVVSQVADDVLVMYGGRAVECGSVEQVLRRPQHPYTWGLLSSVPSLHGDADADLLPIPGNPPSLINLPSGCAFHPRCRYAGRNGARSFTQVPELRQVVERGHLVACHLPQADRQRIYRDEISQVGVAR; encoded by the coding sequence ATGACCGGAAGGGACGTACCGGTGCCCCGGCAGGGTGGGGATCCCTACCTGCGGGTCGACGACCTGCGGGTGCACTTCGACACCACCGACGGGGTGGTCCGCGCCGTGGACGGCGTCTCCTTCGCCGTCGACCGGGACCGCACGCTGGGCATCGTGGGGGAGTCCGGCTCGGGCAAGAGCGTGACCTCGCTGGCCGTCCTGGGCCTGCACGACGCCAAGCGCGCCACCATCACCGGCGAGATCTCCGTGGGCGGCCGTCAGTTGGTCGGTCTGCCGGAGGAGGAGGTGCGGCGGCTGCGGGGCCGGGACATGGCGATGATCTTTCAGGATCCGTTGTCGGCGCTGCATCCGTACTACACGGTGGGGCGGCAGATCGCGGAGGCGTACCGGGTGCATCACCCGCGGGCGGGGAAGCGGGAGGCCCGGCAGCGGGCGGTGGACATGTTGGGTCGGGTGGGGATTCCGCAGCCGGCGCGGCGGTTCGATCAGTTTCCGCATGAGTTCTCGGGTGGGATGCGGCAGCGGGTGATGATCGCGATGGCGTTGGTGAACGATCCGGATCTGTTGATCGCGGATGAGCCGACGACGGCGTTGGATGTGACCGTGCAGGCGCAGATTTTGGATCTGTTGGCTGATCTGCAGGCGGAGTTCCACTCGGCGATCGTGCTGATCACCCATGACCTGGGGGTGGTGTCCCAGGTGGCCGACGACGTGCTGGTGATGTACGGGGGCCGGGCGGTGGAGTGCGGGAGCGTGGAGCAGGTGTTGCGGCGTCCGCAGCATCCGTACACGTGGGGGTTGTTGTCGAGTGTGCCGTCGTTGCACGGTGATGCGGACGCGGACCTGTTGCCGATCCCGGGTAACCCGCCGTCGTTGATCAATTTGCCGTCGGGGTGCGCGTTCCATCCCCGCTGCCGGTACGCCGGTCGCAACGGCGCCCGTTCCTTCACTCAGGTGCCCGAGCTGAGGCAGGTGGTCGAGCGTGGGCACCTGGTGGCGTGCCACCTGCCGCAGGCCGACCGCCAGCGCATCTACCGCGACGAGATCTCCCAGGTGGGGGTGGCCAGATGA
- a CDS encoding SDR family oxidoreductase, whose translation MPQRYEDYPRIAVVTGADSGIGKACAVTLAAAGFDIGLTWYGDPAGAERTAAEVRGTGRRCEVAELDLTRLPDGTAVVDELADRLGGIGVLVNNAGTGMATPFVEVAWEQWREVLSVDLDGPFLCSQRAARRMRAAGAGGRIVNLTSVHEHAPRVGSSAYCAAKGGLGLLTRVMAQELAADGITVNAVAPGEVATPMTGQEDVDPFTQERPGVPVGRPGDAREVAAVVAFLASPAAAYVTGASWVVDGGMLLMGPQAAALPSDDWRSV comes from the coding sequence ATGCCCCAGCGATACGAGGACTACCCGAGGATCGCCGTCGTCACCGGCGCGGACTCCGGCATCGGCAAGGCCTGCGCGGTGACGCTCGCCGCGGCCGGCTTCGACATCGGCCTCACCTGGTACGGCGATCCGGCGGGCGCCGAGCGCACCGCCGCCGAGGTACGCGGGACCGGCCGGCGCTGCGAGGTGGCCGAGCTGGACCTGACCCGGCTGCCCGACGGCACCGCGGTGGTGGACGAGCTGGCCGACCGGCTCGGTGGGATCGGCGTGCTGGTCAACAACGCCGGCACCGGGATGGCCACGCCCTTCGTCGAGGTGGCGTGGGAGCAGTGGCGGGAGGTGCTCAGCGTCGACCTGGACGGGCCGTTCCTCTGCTCGCAGCGGGCCGCCCGCCGGATGCGGGCGGCCGGCGCGGGCGGTCGGATCGTCAACCTCACCAGCGTGCACGAGCACGCGCCCCGGGTCGGCTCGTCGGCGTACTGCGCGGCGAAGGGTGGGCTGGGGCTGCTCACCCGGGTGATGGCCCAGGAGCTGGCGGCGGACGGGATCACCGTCAACGCGGTCGCCCCCGGGGAGGTCGCCACCCCGATGACCGGCCAGGAGGACGTCGACCCGTTCACGCAGGAGCGTCCGGGGGTGCCGGTGGGGCGGCCGGGGGACGCGCGGGAGGTCGCCGCGGTGGTGGCGTTCCTCGCCTCGCCCGCCGCCGCGTACGTGACCGGGGCGTCGTGGGTGGTGGACGGCGGCATGCTGCTGATGGGTCCGCAGGCCGCCGCCCTGCCGTCCGACGACTGGCGATCGGTCTGA